One Chroicocephalus ridibundus chromosome 22, bChrRid1.1, whole genome shotgun sequence DNA window includes the following coding sequences:
- the LOC134526391 gene encoding bone morphogenetic protein 2-like — MQHRGGRGEWNWDRGSRAMLGTVLLLLALAKPVCPSPDSAASRRAEALKRLLEVFGMEDPPPAPAHVKQPPQYMVDLFNTVANADGVTKNPDILEGNTVRSFLDKTHGEKMRFLFILSSVAKNEKILTAELHLFRLWPRATNGPKRHHFCQVSVYQVLEKSEPEAPGGKKLLAARLVPLQGSGWEVFAITQAVRDWMEDESSNQGLLVTVQGLGGSPLDPPPLQFASGGDHHESKKPMLVLFTDDGRRGASLPMAGFPDLQPQAPVLPAKLAVPRLTRPRSPRSLDRLQPCQRHPLSVDFEEIGWSGWIISPRGYNAYHCKGSCPFPLGENMRPTNHATVQSIINALKLSEGVSSPCCVPDKLYSINLLYFDDDENVVLKQYDDMVAGSCGCH, encoded by the exons ATGCAGCaccggggaggcaggggggagtGGAACTGGGACAGGGGCAGCAGAGCCATGCTGGGgactgtcctgctgctgctggccctggccaAGCCGGTGTGCCCGAGCCCGGACAGCGCAGCGAGCCGGCGGGCTGAGGCGCTGAAGAGGCTCCTGGAGGTCTTTGGTATGGAAgaccctccgcccgccccggctcaCGTCAAGCAGCCGCCCCAGTACATGGTGGATCTATTCAACACCGTCGCCAACGCGGATGGTGTCACCAAGAACCCCGACATCCTGGAGGGCAACACGGTCCGCAGCTTCTTGGATAAAA CTCACGGGGAGAAGATGCGGttcctcttcatcctctccagCGTGGCCAAGAATGAGAAGATCCTGACGGCAGAGCTGCATCTCTTCCGCCTCTGGCCGAGGGCCACCAACGGGCCCAAAAGGCACCACTTCTGTCAG GTCAGCGTCTACCAAGTGCTGGAGAAGAGCGAGCCGGAGGCGCCCGGCGGGAAGAAGCTGCTGGCAGCCAGGCTGGTCCCGCTGCAGGGCTCGGGCTGGGAGGTCTTTGCCATCACGCAGGCG GTTCGCGACTGGATGGAAGACGAAAGCAGCAACCAGGGTTTGCTGGTGACAGTGCAGGGCCTGGGCGGGAGCCCGCTCGACCCCCCCCCGCTGCAGTTCGCGTCCGGTGGGGACCACCACGAGAGCAAGAAGCCCATGTTGGTCCTGTTCACGGACGACGGGCGCCGGGgagcgtccctgcccatggccggctTCCCAG ATTTACAGCCCCAGGCTCCCGTTCTCCCTGCAAAGCTGGCGGTGCCCAGGCTGACCAGGCCGCGCAGCCCCCGCTCGCTGGAccggctgcagccctgccagagGCACCCCTTGTCCGTGGACTTTGAGGAGATCGGCTGGTCCGGCTGGATCATCTCGCCCCGGGGGTACAACGCCTACCACTGCAAgggctcctgccccttcccactgGGCGAGAACATGCGGCCGACGAACCACGCCACCGTGCAGTCCATCATCAACGCCCTCAAGCTGAGCGAGGGCGTCAGCAGCCCCTGCTGCGTCCCCGACAAGCTCTACTCCATCAACCTCCTCTACTTCGACGACGATGAGAACGTGGTCCTCAAGCAGTACGATGACATGGTGGCCGGGAGCTGCGGCTGCCACTGA